AGAAGGTGCAAACCAACCTTTGGGTTTGCTACGATTATTGAATTTTGGCTTTCTGTACCATAATTTATTCCTTCGAGCTCGCCTGTAATGTTTTTTCTGCTCAAGGAGTTTAGAGATTCTTTTTCGCAAAGTTAACTCACCTGAGAGTAATTCACTCTTGTCATTTATAGCACTGAAGCCTATTGTTGAATATCCAGCATCTATACCTAATTTTAGAGCTTGTTTTGTTTCACCTGAAGGGTATTTTAACTGTATGATAAAAGGACTTCGCTGAACTACTGCTGCCTTTTCCTGTTTCAGGAAAACTCTTGCCTTTCTAGGTCTCATAGGCATTAAAGGTTTTCCACGCATATTTAACACAGGAACTCTCAAGTCCTGTCTACTCTTGCCAGAGTGTAGGTCCTCATCGGAGTTGTTATTGGCCAGTACTATGCAGGGCACACTGAGAGTTTCCTCTCTGTTTAATGCCCCACTTACAGAGCAGGGGACTTGAGGAGCATCCCCTGATGTGTTCTTAAACTCTACCAATAACAACTTCTGCATTCTTCAATGCCTCCTAATCAACCTGTTACCCCTGTCTCTCACGAGACAGGCCACTCATTTTAATGGGTGGTGATTGACATTCCCAGCCTCTTTTTGAGAGGGTCTTTAAATCCAATACTCCTGAATGCTCTTTCTCTGCGCCTGCAACTCTCACATTTCATACATGGATTCTCTGAACCATAGTAGCAGCTCCAGCTCCATTCCAGGGGTGCATTAATTTCAAGGCCAAGAGCAACTATTTCACTCTTGTTAAGATTTATCACAGGTGCTGTAACCTCTACTTTATTCATGGTGGAGAAGCTTAAAGCAGTATTAACAGCCTCAACATAGCTTCTTGAGTTGTCAGGAAATGTAACTGCTTCTTCCGCATCAAAACCTACGATTATTGCATCCGCTTCAATAGCCTCTGCAAAGCTTGCAGCAATGTTGATAAAAACTCCATTTCTATTGGGCACCCAGACCTGCTTTGCTGTTTCTTCAGTGATTTCTTTTATGTCAAGCTCTCTGTCTTCAGGTTCGGGTATTTCTGAATTTAAATCTGTAAGAGCAGATTTTGATATCTCACTGAGCCATGAAATTTTTATAACTCTGTGTTTTATGCCAAGGATTTCGCATACTCTGGAGGCATAGAATATCTCCTGCGCAGCAGCCCTCTGGCCATAATCAAAGGTTAGAGCGAGCTCAACCCTACCTTCATTGTTTGCTCTGGTGGTTGCTACGACACTATCAAGGCCTGAACTGAGCAA
This sequence is a window from archaeon BMS3Bbin15. Protein-coding genes within it:
- the queC gene encoding 7-cyano-7-deazaguanine synthase produces the protein MKSIALLSSGLDSVVATTRANNEGRVELALTFDYGQRAAAQEIFYASRVCEILGIKHRVIKISWLSEISKSALTDLNSEIPEPEDRELDIKEITEETAKQVWVPNRNGVFINIAASFAEAIEADAIIVGFDAEEAVTFPDNSRSYVEAVNTALSFSTMNKVEVTAPVINLNKSEIVALGLEINAPLEWSWSCYYGSENPCMKCESCRRRERAFRSIGFKDPLKKRLGMSITTH